A window of Streptomyces sp. NBC_01689 genomic DNA:
GAGTTGATCTCCGAAATGAGGTTTGAACAATGTTCAGAGGAGTGTGAGGGGACTCTTCGGCCCTTGTGGATAAGGAAGTTGGGGCCTCCGTCCGGGCTCCCGTCATGGCCCGGGGACGGCGCCGCTCGGGGCCGGGGCGGATTCCGGGCGCGACGGCCCGGCATCCGCCGGGGCCGGTCACCGGGAGAGCAGCCGGGCCTCCGCCTCCGGGGGCAGCCCGACCGGCGGCCGCCCCGGACGCGGGGGAACCGTCCCGCCCACCTCCCGGAGCCACGCCCAGGTGTCGGCGACGGTCTCCGAGACGTCCCGGCACCGGAGTCCGGCCTCCACCGCCCGGGAGACGTCCGCTCCGTGCAGTGCGTCGTGCATGTCGCTCCCCGGCGGCACCCACACCGGCAGCTGGGTCCACGGCTCCACCCCGGCGCCCAGCACGGCCTCCGGCTCGATCCACCGCAGCTCCGCCCCGCTCCCCGTCGCCCGCACGCACGCGTCGAGCAGCTCCCCCATCGTGGTGTGACCCCGGGGGCTCATCAGGTTGTGGGGTCCCGCCGCCCCCCGCTCCGCCGCCCCGAGGATCCACTGGGCGAGGTCGCGGACGTCGACGTACTGGAGGGGCAGGTCCCGGGGGCCGGGCGCCGGGACCCGCCCGCCGCGCGCGATCCGGCCCAGCCACCACGGCAGCCGGCCGATGTTCTCGTGCGGCCCGAGGATCAGCCCCGACCGCACGAGCAGCGAACGCTCCGCGCCGAACGCGGAGACGGCGGCCAGCTCACCGCCCAGCTTGTCCCGCGCGTAGTCGGTCTGCCCGGCGTCCGGTGACGCCCCGGTCACGAGCGGTGCGTCCTCGGTGTATCCGGCGGGCGGAGCCCACGCGTAGACCGAACAGCTCGACACGTACACAAGGCGGGCCGCCCGGTCCGCCAGCAGCCGCGCCGCGTCGAGGACGGCCCGCGGCGCCGCCGACCAGGTGTCGACGACGAGGTCCCAGTCGCCTCCGGCGGCGGCGCCCGCGAGCGCGGCGAGACCGTCGGGAGCGGTGCGGTCGCCCAGCAGCGACCGTACCCCGGCGGGAGGCCGGTGCCGTCCCCGATGGAAGACGGTCACCTCCCAGCCCCGTCGCACCGCCGCCTCCGCGACCGCCCGCCCCGCGAACTCCGTACCGCCCAGCACCAGAAGTCTCATGGGGACGACTCTGCACGGACGGGCCGCCGGACGGAACGGGAATCTGCTGACAGGAGATCCGCCCGGGGTGCGGAGGACGCGGGACGGCCCGCTCAGCGGCCCGTCGGCGGCGCGTACTTGTAGCCGACCCGGCGGACCGTCTGGATGGCCTGCCGGTGCTGTGCGCCGAGCTTGCGCCGCAGCCGTGCCACGTGCACGTCGACGGTCCGCCCGTCGCCCACGTGCCCGTAGCCCCACACGGTGGTGACCAGCTGGTCCCGGGTGTGCACCCGGTGCGGGTGCGCGACGAGATGCGCGAGCAGCTCGAACTCCAGGTAGGTGAGGTCGAGCGTCCGTCCGTCGACCTCGGCGGTGCGCTGCACGGAGTCGATGC
This region includes:
- a CDS encoding NAD-dependent epimerase/dehydratase family protein — protein: MRLLVLGGTEFAGRAVAEAAVRRGWEVTVFHRGRHRPPAGVRSLLGDRTAPDGLAALAGAAAGGDWDLVVDTWSAAPRAVLDAARLLADRAARLVYVSSCSVYAWAPPAGYTEDAPLVTGASPDAGQTDYARDKLGGELAAVSAFGAERSLLVRSGLILGPHENIGRLPWWLGRIARGGRVPAPGPRDLPLQYVDVRDLAQWILGAAERGAAGPHNLMSPRGHTTMGELLDACVRATGSGAELRWIEPEAVLGAGVEPWTQLPVWVPPGSDMHDALHGADVSRAVEAGLRCRDVSETVADTWAWLREVGGTVPPRPGRPPVGLPPEAEARLLSR